The stretch of DNA ACCCATGTTTGGCACGAAGATCAGGGCTTTCGCAGAACCATCATTCTCAACAAGGCCATCGCCAAAGCCACAGGCGACTACATCCTGCAAGTAGACGGCGACGTCATCCTCTCAAAACATTTTGTGAGCGACCATCTCGAACTGGCCGAACCGAATTGTTTTGTTTGTGGCAGTAGGGTGAAACTCACCCCCGAGATGACTCAATCCATTCTCACAGCCCACGAGTTCAGACTCCAACGCAGAGACCTACCGCTCACCTTTGTGCTTAACAGTTTCCGTTCGCGCCTGTTGCGTCGTTTTCTGGCCGAGCGTTACGCCCGCAAGATCGACCATCTGCGTGGATGCAACATGGCCTTTTGGCGTGCCGACCTCATCAAGGTGAACGGCTATAACGAAGACCTGATGCAATGGGGACACGAAGATGGCGAGATAGCTTTCCGTCTACACTTTGCCGGTGTGAAGAAAAAGGCCTTGAAAATGGGAGGGAACGTATATCATTTGTACCACAAGGAGGCTTCGCGCAGCAACGAACAGACCCATCTCGACGAACTGGAACGGGTGAAACGCGAACATCTCAGTTGGTGTAGCAATGGTTTGGACAAGTATCTCGGCACTTCAAACTCTTCTGCCTTGTAGCTTCCGACGGGTCGAAACAGAACGTTTCAAACGCGACGCTAAGGCCTTGAAGAACAATGATTTGTCAGATGCTTTTCAAAAGCTTAGCTTTTACGCGCCAAAAGCTAAGAAAACGCAAGGTAAAAGCTAAGAGAATGCAAGGTAAAAGCTAAGAGAATGAGAACGCAGGAGTCCACTTCCGAGATGCAGGAGCTGGGCAGCGTGCGAGAATCAAAAAAATAATGCTAACTTTGCAAGGAAGAAAAATGCAAACACAAAACCTCCTTTTGTAGTGAGAATCAAGGCAACTTGATAGAAATATAAGAAAGCAATGGGTATAAAAATCGTTTTGATTGGAGCCGGAAACCTGGCCATCAATTTGGGACTGGCTTTGCATGAGGCCGGTCATGAGATCGTACAGGTGTACAGCCGGACGGTGAGATCGGCCAAGGATGCAGCAAAATTGTTTCGTACAGTGTCGACAAACAAGCTCAAAAAATTGGCCGATGCCGACCTTTATATCGTCGCGCTGAAAGACAGTGTCCTGCAAGACGTGATACCGGCATTGTGTGAAGGCCGTAAAGACAAGCTCTTTGTACACACGTCTGGTTGTCTGCCGATGGACATCTTCAAAGACTATGCCTACAATTATGGCGTGCTTTATCCGTTGCAAACCTTTTCCAAGGAGAAGCGGGTAGACTTTTCGCACATTCCCTGCCTGGTGGAGGGTTGCAATCGCTGGGCAACCAATCTGCTGAAAGCCCTATGCCGCAGCATTTCGGACGATGTAAGGCCCATCACTTCGGAAGACAGGAGGTATATACATCTGGCTGCTGTTTT from Prevotella sp. oral taxon 475 encodes:
- a CDS encoding glycosyltransferase family 2 protein; amino-acid sequence: MKTTLLVSTYNWPAALELSLASMFKQTVLPDEIVIADDGSTDATRQAIERIQSTSPVPITHVWHEDQGFRRTIILNKAIAKATGDYILQVDGDVILSKHFVSDHLELAEPNCFVCGSRVKLTPEMTQSILTAHEFRLQRRDLPLTFVLNSFRSRLLRRFLAERYARKIDHLRGCNMAFWRADLIKVNGYNEDLMQWGHEDGEIAFRLHFAGVKKKALKMGGNVYHLYHKEASRSNEQTHLDELERVKREHLSWCSNGLDKYLGTSNSSAL
- a CDS encoding Rossmann-like and DUF2520 domain-containing protein; its protein translation is MGIKIVLIGAGNLAINLGLALHEAGHEIVQVYSRTVRSAKDAAKLFRTVSTNKLKKLADADLYIVALKDSVLQDVIPALCEGRKDKLFVHTSGCLPMDIFKDYAYNYGVLYPLQTFSKEKRVDFSHIPCLVEGCNRWATNLLKALCRSISDDVRPITSEDRRYIHLAAVFCSNFSNLCYSMANEVLQQRHLRFNMLLPLIDETAAKVHVLPPRQAQTGPAVRFDENVMDMHLDLLDENTDFQEIYLKMSEQIQRLLPD